A single Dasypus novemcinctus isolate mDasNov1 chromosome 4, mDasNov1.1.hap2, whole genome shotgun sequence DNA region contains:
- the NFKBIZ gene encoding NF-kappa-B inhibitor zeta isoform X1, whose amino-acid sequence MIVDKVPDDCRGGEGLLDAAGTRGLMTSRLHLAYFYGTSPPAAAPGACDAGCLSSGPSAPGSPGSDSSDFSSASSVSSCGAVESRPRGGARAERLQVEPHMGAGRQPRGPFQGVRVKNSVKELLLHIRSHKQKASGQAVDDFKTQGVSIEQFTELKNSVSYSGKRKGPDSLSDGPACKRPALLHTQFLTPPQTPTPGESMEDVHHNESKHESSADLLQNIINIKNECSPVSLNTVQVSWMSPVIPESSPREQCQDFQGGQVFSPPQKYQPFQVSGSPQTMDHTSMYQYSPQNQNVQQQQQQHYTHNPALEYSPYSRTSQSPNYEPNIFDGQEPQFCPNQSFTSLLSSHGESENIALPIQTPPSVQQQNDACLQNFSVMPNSACEAMGGHDSGSTPLNISLPFQSITGNPVNTAQLGKSFFQWQVEQEESKLANISQDQFLSKDADGDTFLHIAVAQGRRALSYVLARKMNALHMLDIKEHNGQSAFQVAVAANQHLIVQDLVNLGAQVNTTDCWGRTPLHVCAEKGHSQVLQAIQKGAVRSNQFVDLEATNYDGLTPLHCAVVAHNAVVHELQRNQQPHSPEVQELLLKNKSLVDTIKGLIQMGATVEAKDRKSGRTALHLAAEEANLELIRLFLELPSCLSFVNAKAYNGNTALHVAASLQYRMTQLDAVRLLMRKGADPSTRNLENEQPVHLVPDGPVGEQIRRILKGKSIQQRAPPY is encoded by the exons ATGATCGTGGACAAGGTGCCGGACGACTGCCGCGGCGGAGAGGGGCTGCTGGACGCGGCCGGCACCCGCGGCCTCATGACCAGCCGGCTCCACCTGGCTTACTTCTATGGCACGTCGCCGCCGGCGGCGGCGCCGGGGGCCTGTGACGCCGGCTGCTTGTCGTCGGGGCCCTCGGCGCCCGGCTCGCCTGGCTCCGACTCCTCGGACTTCTCCTCCGCCTCCTCGGTGTCCTCCTGCGGGGCCGTTGAGTCTCGGCCGAGAGGCGGCGCCCGCGCGGAGCGGCTGCAAG TTGAGCCCCATATGGGAGCTGGAAGGCAACCAAGAGGACCTTTTCAAGGTGTTCGTGTGAAAAACTCAGTGAAGGAGCTCCTCTTGCACATACGAAGTCATAAACAGAAGGCTTCGGGCCAGGCTGTGGATGATTTTAAG ACACAAGGTGTGAGCATAGAGCAATTCACAG AATTGAAGAACTCAGTATCATATAGTGGGAAAAGGAAAGGGCCTGATTCTTTGTCTGATGGACCAGCTTGCAAAAGACCAGCTTTGTTGCATACCCAATTTTTG acACCACCCCAAACACCAACACCGGGGGAGAGCATGGAAGATGTTCATCATAATGAATCCAAACATGAAAGCAGTGCCGATCTGCTTCAGAACATCATAAACATTAAGAATGAATGCAGTCCAGTTTCCCTGAACACAGTCCAAGTTAGCTGGATGAGCCCTGTGATCCCTGAGAGTTCTCCCAGAGAGCAGTGTCAGGACTTCCAAGGAGGACAGGTCTTCTCTCCACCTCAGAAATACCAACCATTCCAAGTTAGCGGCTCTCCACAGACAATGGATCACACTTCCATGTACCAGTACTCTCCGCAGAACCAGAAcgtgcagcagcagcagcagcagcattacACCCACAACCCAGCTCTGGAATATAGCCCTTACTCCAGAACTTCCCAATCCCCcaactatgaaccaaatattttTGATGGTCAGGAGCCACAGTTCTGCCCAAACCAGAGCTTTACATCCCTTCTAAGTAGTCATGGGGAATCTGAGAATATTGCTCTTCCCATTCAGACTCCCCCCAGTGTCCAGCAACAAAATGATGCCTGCCTGCAGAACTTCAGTGTGATGCCAAACAGTGCTTGCGAGGCCATGGGAGGGCATGATTCAGGCTCTACCCCTTTAAACATTTCACTGCCGTTCCAGAGCATCACTGGAAATCCAGTGAACACCGCACAGTTGGGAAAATCATTTTTTCAGTGGCAGGTAGAGCAGGAAGAGAGCAAATTGGCAAATATCTCCCAAGACCAGTTTCTTTCAAAGGATGCAGACGGTGACAC GTTCCTCCATATTGCTGTTGCCCAAGGGCGACGGGCACTTTCCTATGTTCTTGCAAGAAAGATGAATGCACTTCACATGCTGGATATTAAAGAGCACAATGGACAG AGTGCTTTTCAGGTGGCAGTAGCAGCCAATCAGCATCTCATTGTGCAAGATCTGGTGAATCTGGGGGCCCAGGTGAACACCACAGATTGCTGGGGAAGAACACCTCTGCATGTCTGTGCTGAGAAGGGCCACTCCCAAGTGCTGCAG GCAATTCAGAAGGGAGCAGTGAGGAGCAATCAGTTTGTAGATCTCGAGGCAACCAATTATGATG GCCTGACACCTCTCCACTGTGCTGTCGTAGCCCACAATGCCGTGGTCCATGAGCTCCAGAGAAATCAACAGCCCCATTCACCTGAAGTTCAGGAGCTTTTACTGAAAAATAAGAGTCTGGTTGATACCATTAAGGGTCTGATTCAGATGGGAGCAACAGTGGAAGCTAAG GATCGTAAAAGTGGCCGCACAGCCCTGCATCTGGCAGCAGAAGAAGCAAATCTTGAACTCATCCGCCTCTTTTTGGAGCTGCCCAGTTGCCTGTCTTTTGTGAATGCAAAG GCTTACAATGGAAACACTGCCCTCCACGTCGCTGCCAGCCTGCAGTATCGGATGACACAGTTGGATGCAGTCCGCCTACTGATGAGAAAGGGAGCAGACCCAAGTACTCGGAACTTGGAGAACGAACAGCCAGTGCATCTGGTTCCTGATGGCCCTGTGGGAGAACAG ATCCGACGAATCCTGAAGGGAAAGTCCATACAGCAGAGAGCTCCACCATATTAG
- the NFKBIZ gene encoding NF-kappa-B inhibitor zeta isoform X2 — MGAGRQPRGPFQGVRVKNSVKELLLHIRSHKQKASGQAVDDFKTQGVSIEQFTELKNSVSYSGKRKGPDSLSDGPACKRPALLHTQFLTPPQTPTPGESMEDVHHNESKHESSADLLQNIINIKNECSPVSLNTVQVSWMSPVIPESSPREQCQDFQGGQVFSPPQKYQPFQVSGSPQTMDHTSMYQYSPQNQNVQQQQQQHYTHNPALEYSPYSRTSQSPNYEPNIFDGQEPQFCPNQSFTSLLSSHGESENIALPIQTPPSVQQQNDACLQNFSVMPNSACEAMGGHDSGSTPLNISLPFQSITGNPVNTAQLGKSFFQWQVEQEESKLANISQDQFLSKDADGDTFLHIAVAQGRRALSYVLARKMNALHMLDIKEHNGQSAFQVAVAANQHLIVQDLVNLGAQVNTTDCWGRTPLHVCAEKGHSQVLQAIQKGAVRSNQFVDLEATNYDGLTPLHCAVVAHNAVVHELQRNQQPHSPEVQELLLKNKSLVDTIKGLIQMGATVEAKDRKSGRTALHLAAEEANLELIRLFLELPSCLSFVNAKAYNGNTALHVAASLQYRMTQLDAVRLLMRKGADPSTRNLENEQPVHLVPDGPVGEQIRRILKGKSIQQRAPPY; from the exons ATGGGAGCTGGAAGGCAACCAAGAGGACCTTTTCAAGGTGTTCGTGTGAAAAACTCAGTGAAGGAGCTCCTCTTGCACATACGAAGTCATAAACAGAAGGCTTCGGGCCAGGCTGTGGATGATTTTAAG ACACAAGGTGTGAGCATAGAGCAATTCACAG AATTGAAGAACTCAGTATCATATAGTGGGAAAAGGAAAGGGCCTGATTCTTTGTCTGATGGACCAGCTTGCAAAAGACCAGCTTTGTTGCATACCCAATTTTTG acACCACCCCAAACACCAACACCGGGGGAGAGCATGGAAGATGTTCATCATAATGAATCCAAACATGAAAGCAGTGCCGATCTGCTTCAGAACATCATAAACATTAAGAATGAATGCAGTCCAGTTTCCCTGAACACAGTCCAAGTTAGCTGGATGAGCCCTGTGATCCCTGAGAGTTCTCCCAGAGAGCAGTGTCAGGACTTCCAAGGAGGACAGGTCTTCTCTCCACCTCAGAAATACCAACCATTCCAAGTTAGCGGCTCTCCACAGACAATGGATCACACTTCCATGTACCAGTACTCTCCGCAGAACCAGAAcgtgcagcagcagcagcagcagcattacACCCACAACCCAGCTCTGGAATATAGCCCTTACTCCAGAACTTCCCAATCCCCcaactatgaaccaaatattttTGATGGTCAGGAGCCACAGTTCTGCCCAAACCAGAGCTTTACATCCCTTCTAAGTAGTCATGGGGAATCTGAGAATATTGCTCTTCCCATTCAGACTCCCCCCAGTGTCCAGCAACAAAATGATGCCTGCCTGCAGAACTTCAGTGTGATGCCAAACAGTGCTTGCGAGGCCATGGGAGGGCATGATTCAGGCTCTACCCCTTTAAACATTTCACTGCCGTTCCAGAGCATCACTGGAAATCCAGTGAACACCGCACAGTTGGGAAAATCATTTTTTCAGTGGCAGGTAGAGCAGGAAGAGAGCAAATTGGCAAATATCTCCCAAGACCAGTTTCTTTCAAAGGATGCAGACGGTGACAC GTTCCTCCATATTGCTGTTGCCCAAGGGCGACGGGCACTTTCCTATGTTCTTGCAAGAAAGATGAATGCACTTCACATGCTGGATATTAAAGAGCACAATGGACAG AGTGCTTTTCAGGTGGCAGTAGCAGCCAATCAGCATCTCATTGTGCAAGATCTGGTGAATCTGGGGGCCCAGGTGAACACCACAGATTGCTGGGGAAGAACACCTCTGCATGTCTGTGCTGAGAAGGGCCACTCCCAAGTGCTGCAG GCAATTCAGAAGGGAGCAGTGAGGAGCAATCAGTTTGTAGATCTCGAGGCAACCAATTATGATG GCCTGACACCTCTCCACTGTGCTGTCGTAGCCCACAATGCCGTGGTCCATGAGCTCCAGAGAAATCAACAGCCCCATTCACCTGAAGTTCAGGAGCTTTTACTGAAAAATAAGAGTCTGGTTGATACCATTAAGGGTCTGATTCAGATGGGAGCAACAGTGGAAGCTAAG GATCGTAAAAGTGGCCGCACAGCCCTGCATCTGGCAGCAGAAGAAGCAAATCTTGAACTCATCCGCCTCTTTTTGGAGCTGCCCAGTTGCCTGTCTTTTGTGAATGCAAAG GCTTACAATGGAAACACTGCCCTCCACGTCGCTGCCAGCCTGCAGTATCGGATGACACAGTTGGATGCAGTCCGCCTACTGATGAGAAAGGGAGCAGACCCAAGTACTCGGAACTTGGAGAACGAACAGCCAGTGCATCTGGTTCCTGATGGCCCTGTGGGAGAACAG ATCCGACGAATCCTGAAGGGAAAGTCCATACAGCAGAGAGCTCCACCATATTAG